In one window of Rhodopseudomonas palustris HaA2 DNA:
- a CDS encoding GGDEF domain-containing protein, producing MREDPAASVSSDEVRLRLYDQALNAARIGVWECDIETERLSWTSGVYEIFGYPMANPLRRANIVDLYIDESRRNMELARAEVIRSGRPVSLDAEIRTWRGERRWMRLWINAMREGERPARIFGCKQDVTSDRHVIESLRQQAETDPLTGLANRTIFQVRYREVVDDSLNHGFASALVLIDLDGFKDLNDTHGHLAGDACLCEVAQRLRRAFHNAGLVGRLGGDEFAIILRAPTAPARIAEVLQQTLVMLSRPMFWNGLRIEVSASIGAALVGRPHRRRIADLFAEADVALYRAKAAGRNRVHLVGDDAQSRAA from the coding sequence ATGAGGGAAGACCCTGCTGCCTCGGTGTCGTCGGACGAGGTTCGCTTACGGCTGTATGATCAGGCCCTGAATGCCGCTCGCATCGGCGTCTGGGAATGTGACATCGAGACCGAGCGTCTGAGCTGGACCTCGGGCGTCTACGAGATCTTCGGCTATCCGATGGCCAACCCGCTGCGGCGCGCCAACATCGTCGACCTCTACATCGATGAATCGCGGCGGAACATGGAACTCGCGCGTGCCGAGGTGATCCGGAGCGGGCGCCCGGTCTCGCTCGACGCCGAGATCAGAACCTGGCGCGGCGAAAGGCGCTGGATGCGCCTGTGGATCAACGCGATGCGGGAGGGCGAGCGGCCGGCGCGGATCTTCGGCTGCAAACAGGACGTCACCTCCGACCGACACGTGATCGAGAGCCTCCGGCAGCAGGCCGAAACCGATCCGCTCACCGGGCTCGCCAATCGGACCATTTTCCAGGTGCGCTATCGCGAGGTCGTGGACGACAGCCTGAATCACGGCTTCGCGTCGGCGCTCGTGCTGATCGACCTCGATGGCTTCAAGGATCTCAACGATACGCACGGCCATCTGGCCGGAGACGCCTGCCTGTGCGAGGTCGCGCAGCGGCTGCGGCGGGCGTTCCACAATGCCGGCCTGGTCGGCCGGCTCGGCGGCGACGAATTCGCCATCATCCTGCGGGCGCCGACAGCTCCCGCGCGGATCGCCGAGGTGCTGCAGCAGACCCTCGTGATGTTGAGCCGACCGATGTTCTGGAACGGTCTTCGCATCGAGGTCAGCGCCTCGATCGGCGCGGCTCTGGTCGGCCGACCGCATCGGCGGCGGATCGCCGACCTGTTCGCGGAAGCCGATGTCGCGCTGTACCGGGCCAAGGCCGCCGGCCGCAACCGGGTCCATCTGGTCGGCGACGACGCGCAAAGCCGGGCGGCTTAG
- a CDS encoding methyl-accepting chemotaxis protein, translating to MKFDRIGNKLGLAGLLGVVLAGGMLVNQMMAEQKIAAANTLAERQQYINEHTLEANIALRRIQLAVRDIRLAKTPAELEKPVAALAEMAARTQKELEAAAARAARPETKQRFEKIKALAKDYETQASAQVKTIQQAFAMAAKRGQVTSDWGKAFEALKASPAIAASRLEVERAMYEADSHFNAIRAANWRFTASGEDSQRKVIELRATALNDALARLRNISNDKALTTAADQLSADAKTFVGMANDAVKLDSTRNGQSASMLTIADQMGPLMREAVDASSNSFRTAKETAEAELESANRISFMAAVAVMLALIGSVIFTFIGVARPLTLLNNALGRIAAGELNADIPGATRGDEVGDIAKTVVVISKNAEQKARDEAEAQAKQEQIAAQRRKADMIQLADSFEAAVGEIVDTVSSASTELEASASTLTSTAERSQELTTMVAAASEEASTNVQSVASATEELSSSVNEISRQVQESARMANEAVNQARTTNDRVGELSKAAARIGDVVELINTIAGQTNLLALNATIEAARAGEAGRGFAVVASEVKALAEQTAKATGDISQQISSIQTATQDSVGAIRDISGTIEKLSEIASTIASAVEEQGAATQEISRNVQQASQGTQQVSANITDVQRGATETGSASAQVLSAAQTLSSDSNRLRSEVGKFLSTVRAA from the coding sequence ATGAAATTCGATCGAATTGGTAACAAGCTCGGCCTGGCAGGCTTGCTGGGTGTGGTGTTGGCCGGCGGCATGCTGGTCAACCAGATGATGGCCGAGCAAAAGATCGCGGCGGCCAACACGCTCGCCGAGCGTCAGCAATACATCAACGAACACACGCTGGAAGCCAACATCGCCTTGCGGCGGATACAGCTCGCGGTGCGCGATATCAGGCTCGCCAAGACTCCCGCCGAGCTCGAGAAGCCGGTCGCAGCCCTGGCGGAGATGGCGGCGCGCACCCAGAAAGAACTCGAAGCAGCCGCTGCGCGCGCCGCGCGGCCGGAGACCAAGCAACGGTTCGAGAAAATCAAGGCGCTCGCCAAGGACTACGAAACGCAGGCATCGGCGCAGGTCAAAACCATCCAGCAAGCGTTCGCGATGGCCGCCAAGCGGGGCCAAGTGACGAGCGACTGGGGCAAGGCCTTCGAAGCCCTGAAGGCTTCTCCGGCGATCGCCGCGAGCCGCCTCGAGGTCGAGCGGGCGATGTACGAAGCGGATTCGCACTTCAACGCGATCCGCGCGGCGAACTGGCGGTTTACCGCGAGCGGGGAAGACAGCCAGAGGAAGGTCATCGAACTCCGCGCCACCGCCCTGAACGATGCGCTGGCCCGGCTGCGCAATATCTCCAACGACAAGGCGCTGACCACAGCCGCCGACCAGCTCTCGGCCGACGCCAAGACCTTTGTCGGGATGGCCAATGACGCAGTGAAGCTCGACAGCACCAGGAACGGGCAGTCGGCCTCGATGCTGACGATCGCCGACCAGATGGGCCCATTGATGCGGGAAGCCGTCGACGCCTCCAGCAACAGCTTCCGCACCGCCAAGGAGACCGCCGAAGCCGAGCTCGAGTCGGCCAACCGGATCAGCTTCATGGCTGCCGTCGCCGTGATGCTGGCGCTGATCGGCTCGGTGATCTTCACCTTCATCGGCGTCGCCCGCCCGCTCACCCTGCTGAACAACGCGCTCGGCCGGATCGCGGCCGGCGAACTCAATGCCGATATTCCCGGCGCAACCCGCGGCGACGAAGTCGGCGATATCGCCAAGACCGTGGTGGTGATCAGCAAGAACGCCGAACAGAAGGCCCGCGACGAAGCCGAAGCCCAGGCCAAGCAGGAGCAGATCGCCGCGCAGCGTCGCAAGGCCGATATGATCCAGCTCGCCGACAGCTTCGAAGCCGCCGTCGGCGAGATCGTCGACACGGTGTCGTCGGCCTCGACCGAGCTCGAAGCCTCGGCCTCGACGCTGACGTCGACCGCCGAACGCTCGCAGGAACTCACCACCATGGTGGCGGCGGCCTCTGAGGAAGCCTCCACCAACGTGCAGTCGGTGGCCTCCGCGACCGAGGAGCTGTCGTCCTCCGTCAACGAGATCAGCCGTCAGGTGCAGGAATCGGCGCGGATGGCCAATGAGGCGGTCAACCAGGCACGCACCACCAACGATCGCGTCGGCGAACTGTCCAAGGCCGCCGCCCGGATCGGCGACGTCGTCGAACTGATCAACACCATCGCCGGCCAGACCAACCTGCTCGCGCTCAACGCCACCATCGAGGCGGCGCGCGCCGGTGAAGCCGGTCGCGGCTTCGCGGTCGTCGCCTCCGAAGTGAAAGCGCTGGCCGAGCAGACCGCCAAGGCGACCGGCGACATCAGTCAGCAGATCTCCAGCATCCAGACCGCCACCCAGGACTCGGTGGGCGCGATCCGGGATATCAGCGGCACCATCGAGAAACTGTCCGAGATCGCCTCCACCATCGCCTCGGCGGTCGAAGAACAGGGCGCCGCGACGCAGGAGATCTCCCGCAACGTGCAGCAGGCTTCGCAAGGCACGCAGCAGGTCTCCGCCAACATCACCGACGTGCAGCGCGGCGCCACCGAAACCGGCTCGGCCTCGGCGCAAGTGCTCTCGGCGGCCCAAACGCTCTCCAGCGACAGCAACCGCCTCCGGAGCGAAGTGGGCAAATTCCTCAGCACCGTCCGCGCCGCGTAA
- a CDS encoding DMT family transporter — MTSPSDHLAARAAPAIFVVLWSTGFVGTKYALSGAEPLTYLAIRMVLVVALLAIIAAIGRPRWPNLAGIGHSIVAGLLVHGVYLAGTAIAIAHSVPAGLSALIPGLQPILTSTLANRWLGERVTVQQWAGLALGLGGALMIMHNRTISGDAGWGWFASGCSLVAITVGTLYQKRFCGGIDWRAGNIVQYLAALAFFAAGAFLFETREVNWTAEFVLAVSWLAVVLSIGSIGLLYWLIRRSAATSVASLFYLVPAVTALMAFVLFDERLDAVAIAGMATCAAAVFLVNRAKV; from the coding sequence ATGACCTCACCCTCCGACCATCTCGCCGCGCGCGCGGCGCCGGCGATCTTCGTCGTGCTGTGGAGCACCGGCTTCGTCGGCACCAAATACGCGCTGAGCGGCGCCGAGCCGCTGACCTATCTGGCGATCCGGATGGTGCTGGTGGTGGCGCTGCTGGCGATCATCGCCGCGATCGGCCGGCCGCGCTGGCCGAACCTCGCCGGCATCGGCCACAGCATCGTCGCCGGCCTCCTGGTGCACGGCGTCTATCTCGCCGGCACCGCGATCGCGATCGCACACTCCGTGCCGGCGGGATTGTCGGCGCTGATCCCGGGATTGCAGCCGATCCTGACCTCGACGCTGGCGAACCGCTGGCTCGGCGAGCGCGTCACCGTGCAGCAATGGGCCGGGCTGGCGCTCGGCCTCGGCGGCGCGCTGATGATCATGCACAACCGCACCATCAGCGGCGACGCCGGCTGGGGATGGTTCGCCTCGGGATGCTCGCTGGTCGCGATCACCGTCGGCACGCTGTATCAGAAGCGGTTCTGCGGCGGCATCGACTGGCGCGCCGGCAACATCGTGCAGTATCTCGCGGCGCTGGCGTTCTTCGCCGCGGGCGCGTTCCTGTTCGAAACCCGCGAGGTCAACTGGACCGCCGAGTTCGTGCTGGCGGTGAGCTGGCTCGCGGTGGTGCTGTCGATCGGCTCGATCGGCCTGTTGTACTGGCTGATCCGCCGCTCGGCCGCGACCTCGGTGGCGAGCCTGTTCTATCTGGTGCCGGCGGTGACGGCGCTGATGGCCTTCGTGCTGTTCGACGAGCGCCTCGACGCGGTGGCGATCGCCGGCATGGCGACCTGCGCGGCGGCGGTGTTCTTGGTCAACCGCGCGAAGGTGTAG